A stretch of Metabacillus sp. FJAT-52054 DNA encodes these proteins:
- the pyrF gene encoding orotidine-5'-phosphate decarboxylase: protein MHRNPIIIALDFVNKAETARFLKEMGNEKLYVKTGMELFYKEGPAVIEWLKDEGHQVFLDLKLHDIPNTVNRAMKALASLQPDMINVHAAGGRSMMEAAMEGLIAGTPAGQNRPYLIGVTQLTSTSQEVMNEELLIEGSMYKAVHHYAENVKQSGLDGIVCSVWESKQIKKAFGPDFMTITPGIRLAGDAALDQSRVATPEMARSENSTYFVAGRSITQKEHPLNAYKKMQMDWEGVKI from the coding sequence ATGCACCGGAACCCGATTATCATCGCGCTTGATTTTGTAAATAAAGCAGAAACTGCCCGCTTTTTGAAGGAAATGGGCAATGAAAAGCTGTATGTAAAAACCGGAATGGAGCTTTTTTATAAGGAAGGTCCAGCCGTTATTGAATGGCTGAAGGATGAAGGCCATCAAGTATTTTTGGATTTAAAGCTTCACGATATACCGAACACCGTAAATAGGGCGATGAAGGCACTTGCCTCACTTCAGCCGGACATGATCAATGTCCACGCAGCCGGAGGACGCTCAATGATGGAGGCAGCGATGGAAGGGCTGATCGCAGGGACTCCAGCAGGACAGAACCGCCCGTATTTAATCGGGGTCACACAGCTTACCAGTACGTCTCAAGAGGTAATGAATGAGGAGCTCCTCATCGAAGGAAGCATGTATAAGGCAGTGCATCATTATGCAGAAAATGTTAAGCAATCCGGACTGGATGGCATTGTTTGCAGCGTATGGGAATCAAAACAGATCAAGAAGGCATTTGGCCCGGATTTTATGACCATTACGCCTGGGATCCGGCTGGCAGGCGATGCGGCTCTGGATCAGTCAAGAGTCGCAACACCAGAAATGGCGCGCAGCGAAAATTCTACCTATTTTGTTGCCGGAAGAAGCATTACTCAAAAAGAACATCCGCTGAATGCGTATAAAAAGATGCAAATGGACTGGGAGGGTGTAAAGATATGA
- the pyrE gene encoding orotate phosphoribosyltransferase, with protein MKEKIAKSLLEIGAVTLKPNEPFTWSSGMLSPIYCDNRLTLSYPEIRSEIAKGLARVIQLNYPDATLIAGTATAGIAHAALVSDILGLPMCYVRGSAKGHGKGNMIEGIAGENDRAVVIEDLISTGGSSIHTAKVLRQAGAEVLGVAAIFTYEFDAADQNFSEELISYRTLTDYSTLIQIAREENRIKEKDLKKLELWRENPSSLEWKAETSV; from the coding sequence ATGAAAGAAAAAATTGCAAAGTCACTTCTTGAAATAGGGGCGGTCACACTGAAGCCAAACGAGCCGTTTACATGGTCAAGCGGGATGCTTTCCCCTATTTACTGCGATAATCGTTTAACCCTGTCTTATCCGGAAATACGCAGTGAGATCGCTAAAGGTCTGGCACGAGTAATTCAGCTGAATTATCCGGATGCTACCCTGATTGCCGGAACGGCAACGGCTGGGATTGCCCATGCAGCTCTTGTCAGTGATATTCTCGGACTGCCGATGTGCTATGTGCGCGGAAGTGCCAAAGGACACGGCAAAGGCAATATGATTGAGGGAATAGCTGGAGAGAACGACCGGGCAGTGGTCATCGAAGACCTGATATCTACTGGCGGAAGCTCTATTCATACCGCCAAGGTGCTTCGTCAAGCAGGTGCGGAGGTGCTGGGTGTTGCTGCAATTTTCACTTATGAGTTTGACGCAGCTGATCAAAACTTCAGCGAAGAGCTGATTTCATACCGGACCCTGACAGACTATTCGACTCTCATTCAAATAGCCAGGGAGGAAAACCGTATTAAAGAAAAGGATCTTAAAAAGCTTGAATTGTGGAGGGAAAATCCTTCTTCCCTCGAATGGAAGGCGGAAACCTCTGTCTGA